The following proteins are encoded in a genomic region of Nicotiana sylvestris chromosome 4, ASM39365v2, whole genome shotgun sequence:
- the LOC138889318 gene encoding uncharacterized protein: protein MYDLPPFPSQGPSSSNNDMGRIEMMFEQMMKKNTDSDAQLASHTTSIRNLEDQLGQILQSLNTHPKRDLPSDTVVNPKGGNTTGYAMAVITRSGGGGEVNTSKQKEVVSDEVGVQDDDVPIVDEEHVIDIPETVVPKDKAPLPRPPPPYPQRLVKQKNENQFKKFIEMMRSLSINVPLVEALEQMLGYAKFMKDLVKEIYGL from the exons ATGTATGACCTGCCTCCATTTccgtcccaaggtcctagttcatCAAACAATGATATGGGAAGGatcgagatgatgtttgaacaaatgatgaaaaagaataccgactctgatgcccagttggcatcccaTACTACTTCAATCCGAAATTTGGAGGATCAACTTGGCCAGATTTTGCAATCTTTGAATACTCATCCTAAAAGGgatctacctagtgatacggtagtaaacccgaagggtgggaacactACGGGATATGCAATGGCGGTGATCACAAGAAGCGGTGGAGGTGGTGAAGTgaatacctccaagcaaaaggaagtAGTGAGTGATGAGGTTGGAGTACAAGATGATGATGTTCCTATAGTTGATGA ggaacacgtgatagacATCCCGGAAACGGTAGTGCCCAAGGATAAGGCCcccttgccaaggcctcctccaccttaccctcaaagacttgtgaagcaaaagaatgaaaaccaatttaagaagtttattgagatgatgaGAAGTTTGTCGatcaatgttcctttggtggaagctcttgagcaaatgcTGGGTTAcgccaagtttatgaaagacttggtgaaaGAGATTTATGGATTGtaa
- the LOC104241614 gene encoding disease resistance protein RPP13-like, giving the protein MVDAFVSFAVEKLGDFLIQEVALRRSLRENVQWLRNELLFMQSFFKDAEEKQVEDQRVQQWIFEISSIANDTVAILETYSSTNVAIKGSTNDGFASRLKSCACICRKETKLYNVGKEIQSLKTRIMDISRKRETYGIRNIDIIAGEGPSNRSNNRSALVRTLRRTTSYADDQDQIFVGFQEVIERFLAELLKEEPRRSVISIYGMGGIGKTTLARNLYNSPSLITSFPTRAWICVSQEFNTPDLLRNIIKSIQGCTKEILDLLEKMTERDLESYLRDLLKDRKYLLVVDDVWHKEAWESLKRAFPDSKNGCRVIITTRKEDVAESADEKGFAYKLRFLGQEESWDLFCKKLRHVGKFDNIGWSPAMEGIANEMVERCGGLPLAIVVLSGLLSHKKGLVEWKKVKAHLWRHIQNNSIEISHILSLSYNDLSTELKQCFLYFGIFPEDSVINTEKLMCLWMAEGFIPRVGERMEDVAEDFLNELVRRSLIQVAKTFWEKIIGCRIHDLLRDLAVKKATEVNLFDIYDPRKHSVPLLRHRHAIHAQAQRYLSLDFSTLKLRTLLFFDVEIGSQDSKKFTSYCNMFQHLYVLDLERIRFTQPALPDAIGNLVHLKFLGLLGANDFKLPPTIGKLKNLHSLQVLNPDRSSCILPPQMSNLINLRHLIARYEGAVQLSKLTSLQTLKYIRCDRLKDDGAVGLLNLQELVMEKVMNSYSLNAIGSLKSLRTLMLGCEYGEPFPPLEPLSSCQNLNKLWLHGKIEKLPLSDQFPKSITMMVLWNSGLVEDPMPILGMLSNLRNLDLVDAYEGKEITCNNDSFGQLEFLRLLKLRGLERWHLAATAMPLLKGFGILGCPKLQEIPKRMKHVALLEIMKMETE; this is encoded by the coding sequence ATGGTTGATGCTTTTGTATCATTTGCAGTTGAAAAGCTGGGCGATTTCCTCATACAAGAAGTTGCCTTGCGCAGAAGTCTGAGAGAGAATGTGCAGTGGCTGAGAAATGAGCTGCTATTCATGCAATCTTTCTTCAAAGATGCAGAAGAAAAGCAAGTTGAAGATCAAAGAGTTCAACAATGGATATTTGAAATCAGCTCTATTGCTAATGACACCGTCGCTATATTGGAGACTTATAGCTCCACTAATGTGGCAATAAAAGGCAGTACTAACGATGGATTTGCTAGTCGTCTTAAGTCTTGCGCTTGCATCTGTAGGAAGGAGACCAAACTCTACAACGTCGGCAAGGAGATCCAATCCCTCAAGACACGCATCATGGATATCTCTCGCAAACGAGAGACTTATGGTATTAGAAATATCGATATTATTGCAGGAGAAGGGCCAAGTAATAGGTCTAACAATCGGTCCGCCCTGGTTAGAACATTGAGGAGAACTACCTCCTATGCAGATGATCAGGATCAGATTTTTGTTGGCTTTCAGGAAGTCATTGAAAGATTTCTTGCTGAACTTCTCAAAGAAGAGCCTCGACGAAGTGTCATCTCCATTTATGGTATGGGTGGTATAGGCAAGACCACTCTTGCAAGAAACCTCTACAACTCCCCTAGTCTAATCACTAGCTTCCCAACACGCGCTTGGATATGTGTTTCTCAAGAGTTCAACACCCCAGATCTCCTACGAAATATCATAAAATCTATCCAAGGTTGCACCAAAGAAATTCTAGATTTGTTGGAGAAGATGACGGAGAGAGATTTAGAAAGTTACCTTCGTGATCTATTGAAAGACCGCAAATACCTTTTGGTGGTTGATGATGTATGGCATAAAGAAGCATGGGAAAGTTTGAAAAGAGCATTCCCAGATAGCAAGAATGGCTGCAGAGTTATTATTACCACGCGCAAGGAGGATGTGGCTGAAAGTGCAGATGAAAAAGGTTTTGCATACAAACTTCGTTTCCTAGGACAAGAAGAAAGTTGGGACCTCTTCTGCAAGAAGCTGCGTCACGTAGGCAAGTTTGACAACATTGGGTGGTCTCCAGCAATGGAAGGAATAGCTAACGAAATGGTGGAAAGATGTGGAGGCTTACCGCTTGCCATTGTTGTACTAAGCGGGTTACTTTCCCATAAAAAAGGACTAGTAGAATGGAAAAAAGTAAAGGCACACCTTTGGCGTCACATACAGAATAACTCAATTGAGATCTCTCACATTTTATCATTAAGCTACAATGATTTGTCAACAGAGCTCAAgcaatgttttctttattttggtatttttccagaAGATAGTGTAATCAACACTGAAAAGTTGATGTGCTTGTGGATGGCCGAGGGCTTCATACCTAGAGTGGGAGAAAGAATGGAGGATGTCGCTGAGGACTTCCTAAATGAGCTAGTAAGAAGAAGCTTGATTCAAGTAGCAAAAACATTTTGGGAGAAAATTATTGGATGTAGAATCCATGACCTACTTCGGGATCTTGCCGTGAAAAAGGCCACAGAGGTAAACTTGTTCGATATTTATGATCCAAGAAAGCACTCTGTGCCCCTCTTGCGCCACAGACACGCCATTCATGCTCAAGCACAAAGGTACCTCTCACTTGACTTTTCAACATTGAAGTTAAGGACACTTTTGTTCTTTGATGTAGAAATAGGTAGCCAGGACAGTAAGAAGTTTACTTCTTACTGCAATATGTTCCAACATCTGTATGTGCTAGATTTGGAGAGAATCCGTTTCACTCAACCTGCACTACCTGATGCCATAGGCAATCTGGTCCATCTTAAGTTCTTAGGTTTGCTAGGTGCTAATGACTTTAAACTCCCACCCACCATTGGCAAACTCAAAAACTTACACTCTCTCCAAGTTTTGAACCCTGATCGTAGCTCATGCATACTACCTCCTCAGATGTCTAACCTAATAAACTTAAGACATTTAATTGCTCGATATGAAGGAGCAGTGCAGCTCAGCAAGCTTACAAGTCTACAAACTCTTAAATACATTCGTTGTGATCGTTTGAAAGATGATGGTGCTGTAGGTTTACTCAATCTTCAAGAATTAGTCATGGAAAAAGTTATGAACTCTTACTCGCTGAATGCCATTGGCAGCTTGAAAAGTCTTAGAACTCTCATGTTGGGTTGCGAATATGGTGAACCATTTCCACCCCTTGAACCTCTTTCTTCTTGTCAAAACCTCAACAAATTATGGTTACACGGGAAAATAGAAAAACTTCCTCTCTCAGATCAGTTTCCAAAATCCATTACAATGATGGTGCTTTGGAACTCAGGACTTGTTGAAGATCCAATGCCTATTTTGGGAATGTTGTCAAATCTAAGGAACCTCGACTTAGTAGACGCTTATGAAGGAAAAGAGATTACCTGCAATAATGACAGTTTTGGTCAGCTCGAATTCCTTCGTCTTCTTAAACTTCGGGGCTTAGAAAGGTGGCATTTAGCCGCAACTGCTATGCCTTTGCTCAAAGGTTTTGGTATACTTGGTTGTCCGAAGCTGCAGGagattccaaaaagaatgaaacaTGTTGCTCTACTTGAGATAATGAAAATGGAAACAGAG